The following nucleotide sequence is from Synchiropus splendidus isolate RoL2022-P1 chromosome 1, RoL_Sspl_1.0, whole genome shotgun sequence.
GGAGGGCAGGTTCACTATGGCGACTGGCTGAAGGTTGGAGAGCAGACACCTGAGGGAGCGTCATCTCCTACAACTGACATCTTTGTCTGTGGCAGGTCCGGATGTATTCCAGAGCGCTGGCCATTATCGGTGGATTCCTCATCCTAGCTAGTGGGGCAGGAGAAGTGTACCGCCAGAAGTCCCGCAGCAGATCTCTGCAGTCCACGGGCCAGGTCTTCCTGGGGGTCTACCTCATTTGCATGGTACTCATACAAGATATTTTTATGCTAGTTGTGAAGGGAAAACTCTTCAAGCTTCATTGGCTAGACAGAGTGACTGCAGTACTGTCCTCCCCCACCAGGTGTACTCGCTGCAGCACAGTAAAGAAGACCGGCTGGCCTACCTCAATCACATCGTGGGCGGGGAGCTGTCGTTGATGCTGCTGGAGGTTCTGTTTGGGGTCCTggctttggccttcctctccggCTGCTACATCCGTCTGGCGTCGCAGGTTCTGGCCACTGTGCTGCCCCTGGTTATCCTGCTGATCGACGGAAACTTTGGGTACTGGCACAACACGCGCAAGGTGGAGTTCTGGAACCAGATGAAGCTGATCGGACACAACGTGGGAATCTTTGGTGCCGTGCTGATCTTGGCCACAGATggttaaaacatgttttgctcTCCAGTGACCAACATCAGAACCAATGTCTTTGAGAAGAACTGAACTGTCGTCCAATAATTTATTATGAACAAAGTCTTCTTTTGCGTGTGGGCTCAGACACAAGTGTTCTTATTGATGCTCTGATGTATCTGCGGGGAAACTGTTTCCcccaaattattttattaaaaaaacgaacaaaaatgactttttctgatttgaatgaatgtatttGTACCGAGAATCCACGTGTGTCCTGACCACACCTCAAACTAGTCACACAGTCAAACTAGGTAACATTTTCAACTTACCAACACTGGACCTGTTTTACTAGAAATAGAAATTTGATGCATTTTAACAGGAAACTCACATTTCCCCAtttcactgacaaaaaaaacccctgCTGACTAataatatctaaaaaaaaatctgctggaaCCTCTTCAGTAGCGAGGCAGAAGAGGTGAACATCATGAATGGCTAGTTCCTCCAGTGAGACGCACAGTGATCCGTTGGTCAGGCAACTGCTTGTCAAGGTCACGAGTCAGGACTTTGTCTTGGTGATTTTAAGCTCTCCACAGTTTCAAGGTCACTCAAAGCTTGAGCTGATGTGGTCTACAGCTGAAGGACACAGCCACAGAACAATGTTCTTCAGTGGGAAGAATAGCGAGCAGTATATGGGCTGAAGAACAGAACTACAGGAAGGAAACACAAATTACATAGAAAGGCAACCCAGGGATGAGCTTTCCCTCGATCTCCATCATGACCAGGACCGTCCTTCAGAACTGAAGAAGCATCCTCTAATAATGGACCGTGATGAGAGTCCACATAGATTCAGACAGAACCCCATCACCTCCAGGATCGGACCCAACTGTTAGATGTGTCGTATCAGGTGAGTTTTGGCAAACGTGAAACTCAATTTTACTTACACTACAGAGGGAACTTATAAAGTTTTctttaacatgaaaacatgtttaaattaTGGTGCAACCAATACTTTCTATGATGCAGTTTCACAcccttcattaaaaaaacaaaaaaaaaatactttttcatttcacactACTTACAGGTAATTTAGAACTTGAGTAAATCCTGCTAGGCAATGTGAAACTAATTTTCTATTCTTCATTTCATGTTCATGAATCCACTTAAAAACATGCCAAACCATATAACACCACAAAAATGAGCATAATCACCCCAACAGAAGAGAAACTTATGCTTTAACCAAACCTGGTTCTGAAGGTTCAAGTGGGTCGTGGCCATATCACAAAGCGGTTTGAAAGTTACAGTCAGAatttttgttacttttattttagaaaatgtCCTTAAATTGTGGCGCTTCaagtcacattttgttttaaaatacagaaaatacagACAGTCGACATGATACagcaaaaacaagaggaaacatgacggaaaataaAGCTAACAAGCTTTTCTGACTGATCTACTTTTCTCTTTTCCAATGGAACCGAAGGCAAAAAAAGGAGGTGGAGAAAGAAAAGTCTTCGGGGACAGAAGGGAAGGACGGGAGGGCGATGGAGGACGAAGGTGAGACACGTTAGTTATGGAAACTAAGTCGCTTCATGGTTCAGGTTTAAATTATTCTTTATAAAGTCTAATTTAAGatttcatcttttcttttttttctttttttctttaaatggtGGCTCCGGGGCCCTCAGCGCTCCTCCACACGGACTCGGACAGAGGGCAAGGAATGCCGACTTGGTCTGGCAGAGGGACCGGAAGCTCCAGCGTTCCCGCTCCACCCAACCCTGCCAACTCAAGAAGATAAAGTGGAGTCCTTCTGTGTTTGCTGTGCTTGTGAACGTTGCAGGGACTTCTGACTTTCCACATCCCGAAAATGTTTCTCCACCTGGGTGAGGGGGAAACAACAGCGTGAGACTCAGGAGACCAGACTGCACCGAGACACAGTAGCACAATGACTCATCTGGAGACAGTGACTGACTCATCTACACGCAGCTGAGAAAATGCACTCAGAACATGTGGAAACTGATCAGAGAAATGAGAATGGACCACTTACTATTTTGCGTACATGACTTAAAGCGCTTCCCTCTTTGCCTTTGCAGTTGTCAACTTGATAAGGCGGCGAGATGACGACGTCGTCCATCACGATAATGTTTTTCTCCTGCCATTTACACTCTTTGATGCTGCAGGGCAACAAATGCAGGTCAGTGGGTTGTTTTTGGGGAGCAAAGGTCAATGCAGCTTACTCTTTGTTTcgaacaaaaagaaagaaaatgaaagcattGTGGATGTTGGATGACCTTGGCTAAACCAACAGCCCCTTACCTCACCACTTGTGCGACATGTATAGAAACATGAGTGAGCTTACGTTTTGTGAATAGTCTGGAATAGCTGCTGGCCCTCCACAGAAACCCCAGCACTGATTGCATAGGCTTGAGACAGCTTGTCCTCCTTTTCTGTCCGTGCGCGGTTGGCAAGCTGAGGAGAGAACCACTGTGAATATTGATCCCCGGGCTAATGTGTGCTCGTGGATCAGGCACAACGATTAAGACTGACTGACACTTCACAGTAGCGGTATTGAGTTCTCATTCACTGTCGTTGTTGGTCATCAAACACGTCTGACTCTTGACAAACATTTGCTTCCCACAACTGAAGAGCAAAGTTAGAGATTGCATTCCACCATCTACCTTTTGGTCCTGCTATCATTTTGCAATAACACGTTTGTGTATCCGAACGATACCTTGTGAGTCAACTACACCTTGAACTCATAAAATGTAGCAGCTGGGATGAGGTTCTTCCCAGATACATCACAAACAGGCGGTTTGGGGTCACCCCTCTCCTAAGACATAGGCATGCATCTACAGTAAGGTTTAAACAGCAATAACTAAGCAACCGAAAAATGGATTTGCTGGTTCCTCCATGAATAGTCTGAAAGACGCATGAAATCCTTCTATTGGAAAGTGATACGCATGTAACTGCCAGTGTGAATCCTTTTaaggtgcaaaaaaaaaaaatgttggcgaCACACTTACCTTACTAACATTCAGTGATGCTAGTGGGGGCGGAGTCTCAGAGCGGTCATTAATTATGTCCACCTCAGAAACATAGGCTAAGTTGATCAGGATGACGTCGTTGAGGTTTGGCTTACCGCTGGAGGAAGCACATTCTGAGAAACAAGAGTCAAGGAGCAAAAACTGGGGTGGGCAAAACATTAACATCAGACACAAAAGACAGAGGAATGTGATAGTGGGAGCTACTAACTGAAGAATATCGACAGCTGCTAAACTGTATGTGACCATCTTCCATCAACTTGATCATAAACCATAATTCGTACAGCTCTGAATACACCTAATATTTTGGAGCAGGGCACTATGCAACTTTGACCCTTGAGGCCATAAAAGGTCACACTTCAGTCTCTGTGTTCTTGTTAGCACTAGCCATGTTGTCGCGGTCACTCTATGAAGGAAACGGGGGAGCAGCGGGGGCATCTATGGAAGCTTCGGTGGGCACCTGACACAACGTAAGCAAGTagagtagaaaaaaaagacttttttttttaatcgcccACCAACAAAAACTGCTTTATCACCCAGGACTAGTTCTGGTCTTCATCTGTGGCCACCTACAAGCTtaatgtaaaacaaagaaaagacacAGAATTGCTCAACAGTTACACCTGTATAAGGCTCAAGTCTTTTGACTGAAACCTGTCTGCTCAAACTTACAGAACCAGCTCTTGTGGTGTTCTTAGGTCGCCCATCACAACAGTTCTAGAGTCTGATGTGGCCCACTGCTGATTTTGTTTGGAATATTTAGTCAGTTGCCTGACACTGTCTGGTGAAACTGCTGCAGACAAATAGTGGATAGACATCCACCGCCCTTTCTGGAGCAGGGTCAACACAGGTTCAACCAGCATAGCCAGATCATCTTCAATTCAGACCGATATGGCTCACTCGTTCATATGATGCAGCCTTTTCTTCAGTTTTATATCTTGCATATCCTATAACAGACAGATTATTCATAACAAAAGCTACTGTCCATGTTCAAGAAAAGGCCCACTGTCCACTCTACCTGGCCATGtggattcattcattcgttcattAGGAATGGTGCTGACTCTTGTTTTTCAGAGTCCGACTTAAGCACTGCTTCCTTTGCGATTGTCCGGACCCCCAAACGTATACTTGACCTTGGTTGACCTTCAATAATACAGCAGCTTTGGACATAGCTGACTGACAACTACCTCTTACGTCGCTGTGATAGTCTCAGACTTGCTTGACCAGGAAAAACCAGCAAAGCCACATCTGCACAATTGGAAATGCTGTGGGAGCTACGAGTCAGGATATTCACGCACGACTTgttgatcacccagtcagctcGCCCCAGGTGAAACACGACTCTCAATGACCAAAGCCACCAAGCCAGTTGTATTACTGTTAAAGCTCTTACAGTGACTATATAACGGCAGATACATGAGTTTATTATAGAAGAGAGGTGTGGGCAAGATTGCAATGTGACTGTACCAAACATCTCCAAATTACATTCATCACATCACACAGCAGTTTCAATGATAATCTTCGGGCTGAATCTGCCACATCGAAACAAACCATGCTCAGCGATGGCTCGAGACAACATCTTCACATCCAACACCAATACTGCAGCCTAGTGGGTAGGTTGATACCTATCCAACGTCCTCTACCACTCAGGAAGTTGTGATGGTTTCTGGATGTGAACAGCttaaaagagacaaaaaaatacCAGGCTACCCACATTATTTAATGCTACGTGGGCTCATGGATTGGAATGGACAGGTTTTTGACCACCATTCCAAGTAATCACAAGCCACCACTGCCTATATCTCACTGCAGACAAACTGACAATCCAGCAGCCAATAAGGATCCCTTTGCACATCCATAATAAAATGACTTATGTCACGACCAATTTATAAAGGGAAACAGCCAAACAAGACAATCCATCACCTAACCACATCATCAAACTCCAGTCAGTGGCCCAGACGCAGTCCCTGGTGTGATCAACTTtcaaatgtacacacacacacaagtgcacaTCAGTTTCTATACTAGAAAGTTACAACAGTACCATCATATTGAGAACATCCGACCAAAGCCTATATTGTGCAACGACTAACAAATCATGACCAAAAAGCCTCAAACGGCACGTTTCTTCCAGCAACTCGACAGGACCTCTGAGGAATCATTGCTGTCCTTGAGAAACAAGCGAGTCCCCATGAAGGACTGGAAGCCCGTTCGCCGGGGGTCATCAGAGGGTATATTCCATTCACCACACGCCCATGACCGCTTCCACTCCCCACCTCCTCAGTTATGGACGCGGTTAAACTTACGGGAACAGACGCGAAACCCTGTTCTCAAATCAATGAAAATAACCGAACGGTTCGCACTGTATGGAGAAAAGTTCGTCTGATAAACCGGAGAATGTCAACACGATGAATGAAGCTCTGTGAGCCAAACTTAGCATGTTAGCTTCACCAGCTGGAGAACAGCAGCCTCATTGTGGCGTGGGCGAACACcggcattcattcattcgcaACGTTAGTCAGAGAATCGCTTTTGTTACCTCGACCCCACGGACAGGGACTGCAAAGTGCACACAAGCGAGACAGTTTAGGTAGAAGTTAGCCGAAGGCTAACTAGCAGCGCTAAGAGCCATGATGCCTCCAGTTGCCAGATAAGTGATCCATACTGAGGTTCGGAGGCACAATGAACGGGTTCAAAACACACGCGCCCCGGAGCCGTGAGAACACACCTTGCGGATAGTCTGCCACCATGGAGAAATACGTCAATTTGCCAGCGTAACGAGATGTTCAGTGCAAGAAAAGACATAGCAGTCGATACGCCTGCGCGGAGGAGCACTAGATAGCATGTTTTAGGGGACCGGACACAGGCCCCTGCCGCCCGGCAGGCCACTGGTCCGCTTCCCCCGCGAGCGCTGGCACGAGCAAAGGATACTCAGAGTTAGCATCTTGGACTGGTAGTCGAAGGCGACCACTTCTCCCTGCAATCGTTGGCCCAGGCAGGTGAGGCAGGAGACATGGCTCCCGACGCTGAAATACTCCCCCGGTCCAGGAGCCGCCATCTTCTCCGCCAGCAAACCGGAGCGCCTGCGGAACGTAAAACGACGCGATGACGTAGACATACGCAGCCTGGGcgtgtctgtgatgtcactcgAGAGAGCCCTTTGACTCCAAACACAGTATAAGTTTTATCGACTAGTTTTAATCGACTAGGATGAAACCAAGTAATGAAATGCGcgaacacaaaataaatcaagtaaaGCACAtgccactatatatatatatatatatatatatatatatatatatatatatatatatatatatatatatatatatatatatatatatatatatatatatatatatatatatatgtgtgtgtgtgtgtgtgtgtgtgtgtgtgtgtgtgtttatcatcTTAGCGTTGATAAACACACACCCATTCCATCTTTGATGTGGACAATGAACATATGAAGTTCAGTTAAAACTACATAAAACGTGAAAATGCCATTTTGATCCTTGTCCACAGGGTGTGTTATGATCTTGTTGCGAAACACTTTAATACATCATAATCACGCAGAGAAAATAAAGCATAGTACTACATTAATAAGGTGCACAAGCGCAATAATGCATAGCGAATCGAAAGTCCTCGAACAGTTTCAAACACGGATGATGTGTTGATGGAACTGTTACTGTCACATTCATGTTGCGGGTCGAACTTCTTCCCTGA
It contains:
- the lsm12b gene encoding protein LSM12 homolog A, whose translation is MSTSSRRFTFRRRSGLLAEKMAAPGPGEYFSVGSHVSCLTCLGQRLQGEVVAFDYQSKMLTLKCASSSGKPNLNDVILINLAYVSEVDIINDRSETPPPLASLNVSKLANRARTEKEDKLSQAYAISAGVSVEGQQLFQTIHKTIKECKWQEKNIIVMDDVVISPPYQVDNCKGKEGSALSHVRKIVEKHFRDVESQKSLQRSQAQQTQKDSTLSS
- the tmem101 gene encoding transmembrane protein 101 yields the protein MAAPSRKQLMRFLSQMGAFILTRFGFWNCFSMLMLFAERADSKRKPDIHVPYLYVDMGAAVLCASFMSFGVKRRWFAMGAALQLAISTYATYVGGQVHYGDWLKVRMYSRALAIIGGFLILASGAGEVYRQKSRSRSLQSTGQVFLGVYLICMVYSLQHSKEDRLAYLNHIVGGELSLMLLEVLFGVLALAFLSGCYIRLASQVLATVLPLVILLIDGNFGYWHNTRKVEFWNQMKLIGHNVGIFGAVLILATDG